A section of the Bifidobacterium sp. ESL0728 genome encodes:
- a CDS encoding alpha/beta hydrolase → MQYINTTIDGIDGSKADFSVYSIDNSQEIDPQRRRPTVLVIPGGGYAFTSDREAEPIALKILGAGYNAAILRYSCAPSVYPTALLEAAEAMKLLRTNAEVWHINPDSIIAAGFSAGGHLAGNLATTAGDETMRSHGYDPDTVRPNGLMLGYAVTTSGKFAHRDSFVKLLGTKNKDDAKLLEEVSIDKHIDAKTPPTFIWHTVSDETVPVQGAMMTFAACVRAGVSVEAHFFPTGHHGLSLASAEAAAAGDDQGIDEGVQQWMPLFLSWIKRNFGEQETKA, encoded by the coding sequence ATGCAGTACATCAACACGACCATTGACGGTATCGACGGCAGCAAAGCCGATTTCAGCGTTTACTCCATTGACAACAGTCAAGAGATAGATCCGCAGCGCCGGCGGCCCACCGTGCTCGTAATTCCTGGTGGCGGGTACGCATTTACCAGCGACCGGGAGGCGGAGCCCATTGCGCTTAAAATTTTGGGAGCAGGCTACAATGCCGCAATTCTGCGATATTCCTGCGCACCGTCTGTTTACCCCACCGCCTTACTTGAAGCTGCGGAAGCCATGAAATTATTGCGAACAAACGCAGAAGTCTGGCACATCAATCCAGACTCCATCATTGCCGCCGGGTTCTCGGCGGGTGGCCATCTCGCCGGCAATCTGGCGACGACGGCAGGTGACGAAACGATGCGTTCCCACGGCTATGATCCGGATACGGTACGACCGAACGGGCTGATGCTCGGCTATGCCGTGACCACTTCCGGCAAGTTTGCCCACAGAGACAGCTTCGTCAAACTGCTCGGTACTAAAAACAAGGACGATGCCAAGCTGCTCGAAGAAGTCTCCATCGACAAACACATCGACGCCAAGACCCCGCCGACTTTCATCTGGCATACCGTTTCGGATGAGACGGTGCCCGTGCAAGGCGCAATGATGACTTTCGCCGCTTGCGTGCGTGCCGGGGTAAGCGTTGAAGCCCACTTCTTCCCCACCGGTCATCACGGCCTTTCGCTGGCGAGTGCAGAAGCGGCAGCAGCCGGCGACGACCAGGGAATCGACGAAGGCGTGCAACAATGGATGCCACTATTCTTGAGCTGGATCAAGCGGAACTTTGGCGAACAGGAAACCAAAGCCTAA
- a CDS encoding sugar-binding domain-containing protein — MRIDISQGWSVLQDVHDTGERLQLYDDPDVTKIGPQISEWEPISRLEHLQLLFASHPYWGRDLRYFNEAPWWYRNVVDIADDMLGKPCILKFEHVDYYAKVWMNGVLLGEHEGYSAPFEFDVSDVVKAGANCLMVKVSSPWDRNVRDDKFDNRTSQVERNLVKGTYEHSDGLIARDVNPVGIYGSVSLEVKEPSYLACGTRVSAAIAEDGSGLLTVRGCVGGRSSSLNVQISDCEGRKVASKQTTAAGEFESTLKVDDPQLWWTWDLGEPILYSVRVFLDGRKVLEKSVGFRKFDLERSDDLTRFKLNGAPLYLRGTSYFPDVYMSAMTKARYERDLMAVKLDGFNAIRVHVHVENEEFYDLCDRMGIAILQDSEYNWTQPKSEEWAERFTSIYVRTVKQLDYHPCVACWICLNEPGGADAISGTHGYAMSVRPGPSIYKAVLETDSTRPVIKGSFCADDPTSGDSHNYVGSLYGPEPYTDIDGSKEKLNTEFGFDAPGDFSNLRKLGSLSRRISKMEAIAPELRHYQLRLLKYYIEHYRCQKGKPNWGYVHFMFIDLCPQSFYGVLDWWGLPKPAFRELEMINQPVGVFLDQTKEKVTGVVAVNDGKVAFGDAEISWSLWNEEIGERIEGRKSVMLGTDGALGVEDLMVEKGEGRWDGLLTVKDSAGKVIAQNRYEDIFGHPQHPEGHPAHISHEYGVRVYSI, encoded by the coding sequence ATGAGAATTGATATTTCCCAAGGTTGGAGTGTGCTTCAGGACGTCCATGACACAGGTGAGAGGCTGCAACTATATGACGATCCGGATGTCACGAAAATTGGCCCGCAGATTTCAGAATGGGAGCCGATCTCCCGTCTTGAGCATCTGCAGTTACTGTTCGCCTCGCATCCCTATTGGGGGCGTGATTTGCGTTACTTCAATGAGGCTCCGTGGTGGTACAGAAATGTCGTTGACATAGCCGATGACATGTTGGGCAAGCCGTGCATCCTGAAGTTCGAGCATGTTGATTATTACGCGAAGGTTTGGATGAACGGCGTGCTGCTGGGGGAGCACGAGGGGTATTCGGCGCCTTTTGAATTCGACGTCTCCGATGTTGTAAAAGCCGGGGCCAACTGCCTGATGGTCAAGGTTTCATCTCCTTGGGATCGCAACGTTCGTGACGATAAATTCGATAACAGGACGAGCCAGGTCGAGCGTAACCTAGTAAAAGGGACATACGAACATTCGGATGGTCTGATTGCCCGAGATGTCAATCCCGTCGGCATATATGGTTCCGTTTCGCTCGAAGTCAAGGAGCCGTCATATTTGGCGTGCGGAACCCGTGTGTCTGCTGCCATCGCAGAGGACGGGTCTGGGTTGCTTACGGTACGCGGGTGTGTTGGAGGGCGCTCTTCATCCTTGAATGTCCAGATATCCGATTGTGAGGGCCGGAAAGTCGCCAGCAAGCAAACCACGGCCGCTGGAGAGTTTGAAAGCACGCTCAAGGTGGACGACCCGCAGTTATGGTGGACGTGGGACTTGGGTGAGCCGATTCTTTACTCGGTTCGGGTTTTCCTCGACGGCCGTAAGGTGCTGGAGAAATCGGTCGGATTCCGTAAGTTTGACCTGGAACGCAGCGATGATCTCACGCGTTTCAAACTAAATGGCGCCCCTTTGTATTTGCGGGGGACATCCTACTTCCCGGATGTCTATATGTCGGCCATGACGAAGGCCCGTTATGAACGGGATCTGATGGCCGTCAAACTTGACGGATTCAACGCGATCAGAGTGCATGTGCATGTCGAGAACGAGGAATTCTACGATCTTTGCGATCGTATGGGCATCGCCATCCTCCAGGATTCCGAATACAACTGGACTCAACCGAAATCCGAGGAATGGGCCGAGCGTTTCACTTCTATTTATGTGCGAACGGTCAAGCAACTTGACTATCACCCATGTGTAGCCTGCTGGATTTGCCTCAACGAGCCCGGAGGCGCTGACGCGATAAGCGGGACGCACGGATATGCGATGTCGGTACGTCCCGGCCCCAGTATCTACAAGGCTGTTCTCGAAACCGATTCCACCCGTCCGGTAATCAAGGGTTCGTTCTGCGCCGATGATCCGACCAGCGGCGACAGCCATAACTATGTGGGTTCGTTGTATGGTCCTGAGCCGTATACGGACATAGACGGATCAAAGGAAAAGCTCAACACCGAATTCGGGTTCGATGCTCCTGGAGACTTCAGCAACCTGCGGAAGCTGGGCTCTCTGAGTCGGCGTATTTCCAAGATGGAAGCCATTGCGCCGGAACTGCGGCATTACCAGCTTCGTCTGCTGAAGTATTACATTGAGCATTATCGTTGCCAGAAAGGCAAGCCCAACTGGGGCTATGTGCATTTCATGTTCATTGACCTGTGCCCGCAAAGCTTCTACGGGGTTCTCGATTGGTGGGGGTTGCCCAAGCCGGCATTCCGTGAACTTGAGATGATCAATCAGCCGGTTGGCGTCTTCCTCGATCAGACGAAGGAGAAAGTCACCGGAGTGGTGGCGGTCAACGACGGGAAAGTTGCCTTTGGGGATGCCGAAATTTCCTGGAGTCTTTGGAACGAGGAGATCGGAGAACGCATCGAGGGCCGGAAATCGGTAATGCTTGGTACCGATGGGGCTTTGGGCGTCGAAGACCTGATGGTCGAAAAAGGAGAGGGCCGTTGGGACGGTCTGTTGACCGTCAAGGATTCAGCCGGGAAGGTCATAGCGCAAAACCGCTATGAGGACATCTTCGGACATCCGCAACATCCGGAGGGTCATCCTGCCCATATCAGTCATGAATACGGTGTGAGAGTCTACTCCATTTAA
- a CDS encoding ABC transporter substrate-binding protein, whose protein sequence is MRNSSSIIAAGLALAMCASLAACGSSSSGGSSDASDGIYYLNNKPEIATSMKDLAKEYTKETGVPFTVETAASGTYQQSLRSELAKSQPPTLFQVQGPVVLNTWKAYAAEMSDTELYKQLKDQSAVLRSQDGKHVLAVPVVTETYGLIYRKDLLQKYFDMPGASIKNVKGIKDFKTLKTVADEIQANKDKLGLKGAFTSMGFDASTNWRWNVHLQSIPLAYEFEKDNITKQPETIKGTYLPQLKQITDLYVKDSTVPTSELSSKTMNDATDDLTTGQAVFFQNGSWSWPDLVKGGMKADQIGVLPIYMGIDGESDHGMATGSETFWCVNKKASPKAQKATKDFLKWLITSDLGRKTWAKTMGFTTQFKTFTGKYDSGNPIMKAADAYAKAGKKNVAWAFLYDPSDQWRDNLANALLEYTQGTGSWDKVKAAYVQNWTKEYKIAASKQ, encoded by the coding sequence ATGAGAAACAGTTCATCGATTATTGCCGCTGGACTTGCTTTGGCGATGTGTGCAAGTCTTGCAGCTTGTGGTTCGAGTTCGAGCGGCGGAAGCTCCGATGCCAGTGACGGCATTTATTACCTCAATAACAAGCCTGAGATCGCGACTAGTATGAAAGATCTGGCAAAGGAATATACCAAAGAAACAGGTGTCCCATTTACTGTAGAAACTGCCGCTTCCGGTACTTACCAGCAATCGCTCAGGTCTGAATTGGCTAAAAGCCAACCTCCTACGCTCTTCCAGGTTCAGGGGCCGGTGGTTTTAAATACCTGGAAGGCTTATGCGGCCGAGATGAGCGACACTGAACTCTACAAGCAGTTGAAGGATCAGTCCGCGGTTTTGCGCTCGCAGGATGGTAAGCATGTGCTTGCGGTGCCGGTCGTGACGGAGACTTACGGTCTTATCTATCGCAAGGATTTGCTGCAGAAGTACTTTGATATGCCGGGTGCAAGCATCAAAAACGTCAAAGGTATCAAGGATTTCAAGACTTTGAAGACGGTAGCCGATGAGATTCAGGCCAACAAGGACAAGCTCGGACTCAAGGGTGCATTCACCTCGATGGGCTTTGATGCTTCTACGAACTGGCGTTGGAATGTCCATCTTCAAAGTATCCCGCTGGCTTATGAGTTCGAGAAGGACAACATCACCAAGCAGCCTGAAACAATCAAAGGAACCTATCTGCCGCAGCTCAAGCAGATCACCGATCTATACGTCAAGGATTCCACGGTGCCAACTAGCGAGTTGAGCAGTAAGACCATGAACGACGCAACAGATGATTTGACCACTGGACAGGCGGTGTTCTTCCAGAATGGTTCGTGGTCTTGGCCTGACTTGGTGAAGGGCGGCATGAAGGCCGATCAGATCGGTGTTCTACCGATTTACATGGGCATTGATGGTGAGAGCGACCATGGTATGGCCACTGGTTCTGAGACGTTCTGGTGTGTCAATAAGAAGGCGAGCCCGAAGGCTCAGAAGGCTACTAAGGACTTCTTGAAGTGGCTGATCACTTCCGATCTCGGCCGTAAGACCTGGGCGAAGACAATGGGCTTCACTACGCAGTTCAAGACCTTCACCGGCAAGTACGATAGCGGCAACCCGATCATGAAGGCAGCTGACGCATACGCGAAGGCTGGCAAGAAGAACGTGGCTTGGGCCTTCCTTTACGATCCTAGTGATCAGTGGAGGGATAACCTCGCAAATGCGCTGCTTGAGTATACTCAGGGCACCGGTTCGTGGGATAAAGTTAAGGCAGCTTATGTCCAGAATTGGACGAAAGAATACAAGATCGCTGCTTCAAAACAGTGA
- a CDS encoding tyrosine-protein phosphatase, translating to MASSQTQAASDNGSVSNEAGADTPGGISGTGDIGGTSDINATGYLDYRPDGDGAGVEIDGVPNSRGIGGYPTQDGHKLRDGLFFRTAGLNFLGKHGVDDLRRLNIKEVVDLRDPLEVEQWPYTVPDDIHVDRVPLLKTTVTEQGGMKEVAKGIDMAEMYHDIVFGSAEQIVLILQKLLKDNGHPMLIHCTAGKDRTGITAGILMSLLGVSDDMVVSCYAQSGANLGAAFKKAVLKGLTNDENGVGQITAAQTAMLASPPELMRGVLSGIKDEYGTVEQYCLQNGMSADEVAGLRALFVE from the coding sequence ATGGCAAGCTCGCAAACGCAAGCAGCATCCGACAACGGATCGGTTTCCAACGAAGCCGGCGCTGATACGCCAGGCGGCATTAGCGGTACTGGCGACATTGGCGGTACCAGCGATATTAACGCTACCGGCTACCTCGACTACCGCCCCGACGGAGACGGAGCCGGTGTCGAAATCGACGGCGTCCCCAATTCCCGCGGCATCGGCGGCTACCCGACGCAGGACGGCCACAAGTTGCGTGACGGGCTTTTCTTCCGTACGGCAGGTCTCAATTTTCTGGGCAAGCATGGCGTCGACGATCTGCGTCGCCTCAATATCAAGGAAGTCGTGGACCTGCGTGACCCGCTGGAGGTCGAGCAATGGCCCTATACGGTTCCCGACGACATTCATGTCGATCGTGTCCCGCTTCTGAAGACCACCGTGACCGAGCAGGGCGGCATGAAAGAGGTGGCCAAAGGCATCGATATGGCCGAAATGTATCACGATATTGTTTTCGGTTCGGCCGAGCAGATCGTGCTCATCCTGCAAAAGCTGCTGAAAGACAACGGCCACCCGATGCTGATCCATTGCACTGCCGGCAAGGACCGCACCGGCATTACCGCAGGCATTCTGATGAGCTTGCTCGGTGTGAGCGATGACATGGTGGTTTCCTGCTATGCGCAATCCGGCGCGAATCTCGGCGCGGCATTCAAGAAAGCCGTGCTGAAAGGTCTTACCAACGACGAAAATGGCGTCGGCCAAATCACTGCCGCGCAGACCGCGATGCTCGCCTCGCCGCCGGAACTGATGCGCGGCGTGCTTTCCGGCATCAAGGATGAATATGGCACAGTCGAGCAATATTGCCTGCAAAACGGCATGAGCGCAGATGAGGTGGCCGGTCTGCGTGCGTTGTTTGTGGAATAA
- the gndA gene encoding NADP-dependent phosphogluconate dehydrogenase: MTEAIANIGVVGLAAMGSNLARNLAHHGNTVALYNRHYERTEKLMKEHGNEGKFVPTKTIDEFVASLTKPRTAIILVKAGAPTDAMIEALADAMDPGDIIVDGGNAYFKDTIRREKEIRARGLHFVGCGVSGGEEGALNGPSLMPGGTDESWKTLGPILKSIAAKAEGEPCVTHIGENGAGHFVKMVHNGIEYADMQLIAESYDLMRRGMGMTPDEIGDVFEAWDKTELNSYLIEITADLLHEKDKKTGKPLVDVIVDQAGMKGTGTWTVQTALELGTPVTAIAEGVFARGLSDQTALREGAAKQNMAGPDGKITFANDDERKAFIEDIRQALYASKIVAYAQGFNEINDGAKEYDWKIDLAAVARIWRGGCIIRAQFLNVVSDAFESGEADVSLLFAPYFKSAIEKAQASWRRVVAKAVTCGIPAPVFSTSLSYYDALRSKRLPATIIQAQRDYFGAHTYGRVDEPGVFHTLWAEKGRPEEKMSD; the protein is encoded by the coding sequence ATGACGGAAGCTATTGCAAATATTGGAGTCGTCGGTCTGGCGGCCATGGGTTCGAACCTCGCAAGGAACCTTGCGCATCATGGCAATACCGTGGCGCTTTACAATCGTCACTATGAGCGCACCGAAAAGCTCATGAAGGAGCATGGCAACGAGGGCAAATTCGTGCCCACCAAGACCATCGACGAGTTCGTGGCGTCGCTCACCAAGCCGCGCACGGCCATCATTCTGGTCAAGGCCGGAGCCCCGACCGACGCCATGATCGAGGCGCTCGCGGATGCCATGGATCCGGGCGACATCATCGTCGACGGCGGCAACGCCTACTTCAAAGACACCATCCGTCGTGAGAAGGAAATCCGCGCTCGCGGCCTGCACTTCGTCGGTTGCGGCGTTTCCGGCGGCGAAGAGGGCGCGCTCAATGGTCCGTCCCTCATGCCCGGCGGCACCGACGAGTCCTGGAAGACTCTCGGCCCGATCTTGAAGTCCATCGCTGCAAAGGCGGAAGGCGAGCCCTGCGTCACCCACATCGGTGAGAACGGCGCCGGCCACTTCGTCAAGATGGTTCATAACGGCATTGAGTACGCCGACATGCAGCTCATCGCCGAAAGCTACGACCTCATGCGTCGCGGCATGGGCATGACCCCTGATGAGATCGGCGACGTGTTCGAGGCTTGGGACAAGACCGAGCTCAATTCCTACCTGATCGAGATCACCGCCGACCTGCTGCACGAAAAGGACAAGAAGACCGGCAAGCCGCTGGTTGACGTCATCGTCGATCAGGCTGGTATGAAGGGCACCGGCACTTGGACGGTTCAGACCGCCCTTGAGCTCGGCACTCCGGTCACCGCCATCGCCGAAGGCGTGTTCGCTCGTGGACTTTCCGACCAGACCGCGCTACGCGAAGGTGCAGCCAAGCAGAATATGGCCGGCCCCGATGGCAAGATTACGTTTGCGAACGATGACGAGCGCAAGGCGTTCATCGAAGACATCCGTCAGGCGCTTTACGCCTCCAAGATCGTCGCCTACGCACAGGGCTTCAACGAGATCAACGACGGCGCCAAGGAATATGATTGGAAGATCGATCTGGCTGCGGTTGCGCGTATTTGGCGCGGTGGCTGCATCATTCGTGCCCAGTTCCTGAACGTCGTTTCCGACGCGTTCGAGTCCGGCGAGGCTGACGTTTCGCTGCTCTTCGCCCCGTACTTCAAGAGCGCCATCGAAAAAGCGCAGGCTTCTTGGCGTCGCGTTGTGGCCAAGGCTGTGACCTGCGGTATCCCCGCTCCGGTCTTCTCGACTTCGCTTTCCTACTACGATGCTCTGCGTTCCAAGCGCCTGCCCGCCACCATCATCCAGGCTCAGCGTGATTACTTCGGTGCCCACACCTATGGCCGCGTTGACGAGCCCGGCGTCTTCCACACCCTCTGGGCCGAGAAGGGTCGTCCGGAAGAAAAGATGTCCGACTGA
- the pgl gene encoding 6-phosphogluconolactonase has product MVNRKLEVYKDAETVAQAAAQRTLLAILDGLSEWRAADPDTGNTDSATLHTTNQSKQADSLCSAKSENQATPQPAAVRSRYDVALTGGSDILRALTYMASNPLADAIDWNHVHFWWGDDRFVAATDEDRSSYQARKRFLDKLVADGRLPENNIHEMAADTRTPEQVATASDAENDELLAKAAADYEAELRRELGDEPTMDLLILGMGPDGHFASLFPNHNGIKITDLTRLVVGDSHSPKMPPLRISMTAPMLARSRRTWMLTCGAGKADATAHVFAQPNNPAYPASFATGTEEFAWFTTADAVTEL; this is encoded by the coding sequence ATGGTTAATCGAAAACTGGAAGTGTATAAGGACGCGGAAACCGTGGCCCAGGCCGCGGCACAACGCACGCTCCTCGCCATTTTGGACGGGCTGAGCGAATGGCGTGCAGCCGATCCTGATACTGGAAATACGGATTCAGCGACACTACACACAACGAACCAGTCCAAACAAGCCGATTCTCTCTGTTCCGCGAAATCAGAAAACCAGGCTACACCACAGCCTGCTGCCGTTCGCAGCCGTTACGACGTGGCGCTTACCGGTGGCTCCGACATCCTGCGAGCGCTGACCTACATGGCCTCCAATCCTTTGGCCGATGCCATTGACTGGAATCACGTCCATTTTTGGTGGGGCGACGACCGATTTGTGGCCGCAACCGACGAAGATCGCAGCTCGTATCAGGCTCGCAAACGTTTCCTCGACAAACTGGTAGCTGACGGACGTCTGCCGGAAAACAATATCCACGAGATGGCCGCAGATACGCGTACCCCAGAACAAGTCGCCACTGCCAGCGACGCCGAAAACGACGAGCTGTTGGCCAAAGCAGCCGCCGATTATGAAGCCGAACTCAGGCGCGAGCTCGGCGACGAGCCGACAATGGACCTGCTGATTCTCGGCATGGGCCCAGACGGGCACTTTGCCTCGCTTTTCCCGAACCACAACGGAATCAAGATAACCGACCTGACACGTCTGGTCGTAGGGGACTCGCACTCCCCCAAGATGCCACCGCTGCGTATCTCCATGACCGCTCCGATGCTGGCACGCAGCCGCCGCACCTGGATGCTCACATGCGGAGCCGGCAAGGCCGATGCCACCGCCCACGTCTTCGCCCAACCCAACAACCCCGCCTACCCCGCAAGCTTCGCCACAGGAACCGAGGAGTTTGCTTGGTTTACGACGGCTGATGCTGTGACCGAACTTTAG
- a CDS encoding LacI family DNA-binding transcriptional regulator gives MQANIEDVAKLAGVSIATVSRTFRHPDLVASKTREKVTSAAKELNFSISRSASIFQTGQTYRIALLNNDRSSTWFNAQVYDGLNMVFQPAGYDIAFYQILTSEERDQFFENLPIRRNVDAVVVASINISNDEASRLLSMSVPIAGINAIPEDAFSLSISINDEEATRLITRYLISIGHTDLVFLTFASTETVGTLRFSANLRVQGFKKACKAAGVNPVVIDIRNDEHLVDNALAKLFALDHLPTAICCQQDSLALPLIARLQQFGYRIPEDISITGFDDIDYASQMGLTTVHQDPKEMGSTIAKRILQLLNGEKVSVEHETLDSQIIFRSSTAPPRIATKQQKT, from the coding sequence ATGCAAGCCAACATTGAGGATGTCGCTAAGCTTGCTGGCGTTTCTATTGCAACCGTTTCCAGAACATTCAGGCACCCCGATCTTGTGGCTTCGAAGACGAGAGAGAAAGTTACTTCCGCTGCAAAAGAATTGAATTTTTCCATTTCACGTTCAGCTTCGATTTTCCAGACCGGACAAACCTATCGCATAGCTTTGCTCAATAATGATCGTTCATCAACCTGGTTCAACGCCCAAGTCTATGACGGCCTCAACATGGTATTCCAACCGGCTGGTTACGACATCGCCTTTTACCAGATCCTCACTAGCGAAGAACGCGATCAATTCTTTGAAAATCTGCCAATTCGCCGCAATGTTGATGCTGTAGTTGTCGCTTCCATCAATATCAGCAATGATGAAGCATCTCGTTTACTAAGTATGAGCGTCCCCATTGCAGGCATCAATGCCATACCCGAGGATGCGTTTTCCTTATCAATATCAATAAACGATGAAGAGGCAACCCGTTTAATCACACGCTACCTTATATCAATCGGACATACAGATCTAGTATTCCTCACCTTCGCCTCCACCGAAACTGTAGGTACTTTACGTTTCAGTGCAAATCTAAGAGTGCAGGGCTTCAAAAAAGCCTGCAAAGCGGCTGGAGTTAATCCTGTTGTCATCGATATCCGCAATGATGAGCACCTGGTCGACAATGCTTTGGCAAAGTTATTCGCCCTTGACCATCTTCCGACGGCGATATGCTGCCAACAAGATTCACTCGCGTTACCTCTGATAGCGCGTTTACAACAATTCGGCTATCGTATTCCGGAAGACATTTCCATCACGGGATTCGACGATATCGACTATGCTTCACAAATGGGGTTGACGACAGTGCATCAGGATCCAAAAGAAATGGGATCCACCATTGCAAAACGTATACTTCAGCTTCTCAACGGTGAAAAAGTCTCAGTCGAACATGAAACATTGGACTCGCAGATCATATTCCGCAGCTCCACCGCTCCGCCACGGATAGCGACCAAACAACAAAAAACATAG
- a CDS encoding ABC transporter substrate-binding protein has protein sequence MKKGYTALAAGLALAMCASMGACGSSSKSSDTNAADGVYYLNNKPEIANSIQDLAKAYTKETGAPITVQTAASGTYQQSLKSELAKSAPPTLFQVQGPVVLNTWKAYAAEMSDTEIYKQLKDQSAVLRSQDGKQVLAVPVVTETYGLIYRKDLLQKYFDMPGASIKSVKGIKDFKTLKTVADEIQANKDKIGVKGAFTSMGFDSSTTWRWNIHLSNIPLAYEFEKDNITKQPETIKGTYLPQLKQITDLYLKDSTTATSELSGKTMNDAVDDLTAGDAVFFQNGSWSWPDLVQGGMKADQIGAIPIYTGIDGESDHGMATGSETFWCINKKASPKAQKATKDFLKWLITSDTGRKTWSKTMGFTTQFKTFTGKYDSGNPIMKASDAYAKAGKKNVAWDFVYIPSEEWKTDMSNALLEYSQGTSSWDKVKTAYVDNWAKEYQTAAAKQ, from the coding sequence ATGAAAAAGGGTTATACGGCTTTGGCTGCCGGGCTTGCGCTGGCTATGTGCGCGAGTATGGGGGCTTGCGGTTCGAGCTCAAAAAGCAGCGATACGAATGCTGCTGATGGTGTCTACTATCTCAACAACAAACCTGAGATTGCCAATAGTATACAAGATTTGGCAAAAGCGTACACCAAGGAAACGGGTGCCCCCATTACCGTGCAGACTGCCGCTTCCGGCACTTACCAGCAATCGCTGAAGTCGGAATTGGCCAAGAGCGCTCCTCCTACGCTTTTCCAGGTTCAGGGGCCGGTGGTTTTAAATACCTGGAAGGCTTATGCGGCCGAGATGAGCGACACCGAGATTTACAAGCAGTTGAAGGATCAGTCCGCGGTTTTGCGCTCGCAGGATGGTAAGCAGGTGCTCGCGGTGCCGGTGGTGACGGAGACCTATGGTCTTATCTATCGCAAGGATCTGCTGCAGAAGTACTTCGATATGCCAGGCGCCAGCATCAAGAGCGTGAAGGGCATCAAGGATTTCAAGACCCTGAAGACGGTGGCCGACGAGATTCAGGCCAACAAGGACAAGATTGGTGTCAAAGGCGCGTTCACCTCGATGGGCTTCGATAGCTCCACGACCTGGCGTTGGAATATTCACCTTTCCAACATCCCGCTCGCTTATGAGTTCGAGAAGGACAACATAACCAAGCAGCCCGAAACAATCAAGGGTACCTATCTGCCACAACTCAAGCAGATCACCGATCTCTACCTGAAGGATTCCACGACCGCTACCAGTGAGCTGAGCGGCAAGACCATGAATGACGCGGTTGATGATCTGACTGCCGGGGATGCGGTGTTCTTCCAGAATGGTTCGTGGTCTTGGCCTGATCTGGTGCAGGGCGGTATGAAGGCCGATCAGATCGGTGCCATCCCGATTTATACCGGTATTGACGGTGAGAGCGATCATGGCATGGCCACCGGTTCCGAGACCTTCTGGTGCATCAATAAGAAGGCGAGCCCGAAGGCTCAGAAGGCTACGAAGGACTTCCTGAAGTGGCTGATTACTTCGGACACCGGCCGTAAGACGTGGTCGAAGACGATGGGCTTCACCACCCAGTTCAAGACCTTTACCGGCAAGTACGACAGTGGTAACCCGATCATGAAGGCTTCCGACGCCTACGCCAAGGCCGGCAAAAAGAACGTGGCTTGGGACTTCGTCTATATTCCCAGCGAGGAATGGAAGACCGATATGTCCAATGCGTTGCTTGAGTATTCTCAAGGTACCAGTTCGTGGGACAAGGTCAAGACGGCCTACGTTGACAACTGGGCCAAGGAATATCAGACCGCTGCCGCAAAGCAATGA